From a single Lewinella sp. LCG006 genomic region:
- a CDS encoding GntR family transcriptional regulator has protein sequence MQIVNAIANAIEDNLLVVGDKLPSVNRLLIEHDISRDTIVKAYDLLKENQIIESVPGKGYYVKSKQEGKRPRILLLFNKLSAHKKLIYDAFSETLGEAASIDFYIYNNDFNLFKKIILDRLDKDYSHFVIISHFLEGGENAIDVIRQIPPGKLIILDKKIEGITGEYASIYQDFEHDIYQALTQMKDKLLRYKTLKLIFPEYTYHPKSIKDGFLRFCAEFAFHFSIISDITTGAINEGDAFINLMEDDLVQLIKRSKELNLKIGKNVGIISYNETLLKEILLDGITTISTDFLQLGRTAAAFILDNRKDHISNPFYVKFRNSL, from the coding sequence ATGCAGATTGTCAACGCCATCGCTAATGCGATAGAAGACAATCTATTAGTCGTTGGAGACAAGCTTCCTTCTGTGAATAGGCTATTGATTGAACACGATATCTCACGTGATACGATTGTCAAAGCTTATGACTTGCTAAAAGAAAACCAGATCATTGAAAGCGTTCCTGGTAAGGGGTACTACGTCAAATCAAAACAAGAAGGAAAACGGCCTCGAATCCTCTTGCTATTCAATAAATTGAGTGCTCACAAAAAATTGATCTACGATGCCTTTTCCGAAACTTTAGGAGAGGCTGCAAGTATCGATTTCTATATTTATAACAACGATTTTAATCTTTTTAAAAAAATTATTCTCGATCGACTAGATAAAGATTATAGCCACTTTGTGATCATTTCTCATTTCCTCGAAGGTGGAGAAAATGCCATTGACGTCATCCGGCAAATCCCTCCAGGCAAACTGATTATTCTCGATAAAAAAATAGAAGGTATCACCGGCGAATACGCCAGTATTTATCAGGATTTCGAGCATGACATTTACCAGGCACTTACCCAAATGAAGGATAAGCTATTGAGGTACAAGACCCTCAAGCTCATCTTTCCTGAATATACCTACCACCCCAAATCCATCAAGGACGGATTTCTACGGTTCTGTGCCGAATTTGCTTTCCATTTCTCGATCATCAGCGACATCACTACTGGCGCTATCAACGAGGGTGATGCCTTTATCAACCTCATGGAAGATGATCTTGTGCAGCTGATCAAAAGATCTAAAGAGCTCAATTTGAAGATCGGGAAAAACGTAGGAATCATCTCCTACAATGAAACCCTCCTGAAAGAAATTTTACTGGATGGGATTACAACAATTTCCACCGATTTTCTACAATTAGGAAGAACGGCAGCAGCATTTATTCTGGATAATCGTAAAGACCATATCTCTAATCCGTTTTATGTAAAATTCCGAAATTCGCTTTAA
- a CDS encoding SusC/RagA family TonB-linked outer membrane protein — protein MKPIIYNLPKYARWVFVFGILFGSMQVGWSQRMVKGTVLDDETSEPLIGASVMVKGNTGIGTVTDLDGSFSLEIPQETEALEVSYTGYSPMTVDLNGRSEIIVTLQQGALLDEVVVIGYGTQKRADVTGAISSYSADNLDERPVTRVDQALVGQLAGVRVQQTSGVPGAGFRVQIRGTGSIGANSEPLYVIDGFPLEVSAQSSSGGFGTGNPLDNLNPNDIQSIEVLKDASAAAIYGSRASNGVVLITTKRGGQGKAKINLNVNYGFNETAKKLDVLSAEEWVERAQEMIDYAWVNSGEGRTADQTSAERQAILGAFNSNLIKDDRWDLPGHPGLTYIDWQDEMFRRGAMQNYSLSAQGGNEYVRYFVSGDYLDSEGIAIGVGYKQYSARANLEVTASDRLTLGVNIAPSYSIASDPGVEGKDQQMHIAAGMAPVVEDSVGLDANIGDNGIYTWGNSRSSPVRVIENSIGDSKIFRTLGTVYAQYKVAQGVSFRTSFNLDNADQNYKAYTPAFVTRNRTAGGSYSGYRRQTFVNENTLSLDKTLGGIHNLSAVVGTSYNMSKFDNFAIRVAGGFNSDVITTLNAANINASSTFTQETANTLVSVFGRVQYNLKDKYLLSGSLRRDGSSRFGPDTKWGVFPSVSAGWRISEEDFMQNLGSVSSLKIRGSWGISGNNGIGDYSHVSILGFDNYSFNGSLAAGQVPTNFANSGLSWEKSETINVGFDLGLFENRIFTSFDYYTKRNSDLLLNIPIPTAVGFSSALTNIGEVLNKGWEVELTTRNLTGGFSWNTSINFSHNENEVVQLGPENTPILGGAFDINHNILMVGQPMYSLYVVQQDGILTQADIEAGAALYGNQVEGDPRYVDADGDGVITPNDRVLSGHPNPDYIWGITNSFSYKGFDLSVLVQGQWGGKIYSTFGRGLDRTGMGFSENTLGFHRDRWRSPEDPGAGLRGKANSSFGRIKNTDWLYASDYWRVRNITLGYNLGDVIDMKGISAARIYVNIENYFGKDKYAGGYNPEAVNDNGDDYGAFPLAKSIVFGANLTF, from the coding sequence ATGAAACCAATAATTTACAATTTACCGAAGTATGCCCGCTGGGTATTCGTATTCGGAATTCTCTTTGGCTCCATGCAAGTAGGTTGGAGTCAGCGCATGGTAAAAGGGACTGTGCTTGATGATGAAACCAGTGAGCCGCTGATTGGCGCAAGTGTTATGGTCAAAGGAAATACAGGCATAGGCACCGTCACTGACCTGGATGGCTCTTTCTCTCTTGAGATTCCTCAGGAAACGGAAGCACTGGAGGTTTCTTACACGGGTTACAGTCCTATGACCGTCGACTTGAATGGTCGTTCAGAAATTATCGTCACCCTACAACAAGGGGCCTTGCTCGACGAGGTAGTGGTCATTGGGTACGGTACCCAGAAACGGGCTGATGTAACTGGCGCGATCTCCAGTTATTCCGCAGACAACCTGGATGAACGTCCGGTAACCCGTGTTGACCAAGCGCTGGTCGGACAGCTCGCAGGAGTAAGGGTACAACAAACCAGCGGTGTTCCGGGCGCAGGCTTCCGGGTGCAGATTCGGGGCACCGGCTCCATTGGTGCTAATAGCGAACCCCTCTACGTGATTGATGGTTTCCCGCTGGAAGTTTCTGCGCAAAGCAGCAGTGGTGGTTTTGGAACGGGCAACCCACTAGACAACCTCAACCCTAATGACATTCAGTCCATTGAAGTCCTGAAAGATGCATCAGCCGCAGCCATTTATGGTTCACGAGCATCCAATGGTGTTGTTCTTATTACCACCAAGCGAGGAGGACAGGGCAAAGCTAAAATCAACCTGAATGTCAACTATGGTTTCAATGAAACGGCTAAGAAACTTGATGTACTCTCCGCAGAAGAATGGGTGGAAAGAGCCCAGGAAATGATCGATTACGCTTGGGTGAATTCTGGTGAAGGCCGCACCGCCGACCAAACTTCCGCTGAACGCCAAGCCATTCTTGGTGCTTTCAACAGTAACTTGATTAAAGATGACCGTTGGGATTTGCCTGGTCACCCAGGACTTACCTATATCGACTGGCAAGATGAAATGTTCCGTAGAGGAGCAATGCAGAACTACAGTTTATCCGCCCAAGGTGGAAACGAGTATGTACGTTACTTCGTCTCCGGTGATTATCTCGACTCGGAAGGTATTGCCATCGGCGTTGGTTACAAGCAATATTCCGCAAGGGCCAACCTGGAAGTGACGGCTAGTGATCGCCTGACTTTAGGTGTAAACATTGCCCCCTCTTACTCTATTGCCAGTGATCCTGGTGTGGAGGGCAAGGACCAGCAAATGCACATTGCTGCTGGTATGGCGCCTGTTGTTGAAGACTCGGTAGGTCTTGACGCAAACATTGGTGACAACGGCATTTACACCTGGGGCAACTCCCGCTCAAGCCCGGTAAGAGTAATTGAAAACTCCATCGGCGATTCCAAAATCTTCCGTACGCTGGGTACCGTTTACGCACAGTACAAAGTGGCACAAGGTGTTAGTTTCCGCACTTCTTTCAACCTTGACAATGCGGATCAAAACTACAAAGCATATACCCCCGCTTTCGTTACTCGTAACCGTACCGCAGGTGGTAGCTACTCAGGGTACCGCAGACAAACTTTTGTGAACGAAAACACCTTGTCTTTAGACAAAACGCTTGGTGGCATACACAACTTATCAGCAGTAGTGGGTACCTCCTACAACATGTCTAAGTTCGACAATTTTGCGATTCGTGTAGCAGGAGGCTTCAACTCCGATGTGATTACGACCTTGAATGCAGCTAACATCAACGCCTCAAGTACGTTTACCCAAGAAACCGCAAATACTTTGGTGTCGGTATTTGGGCGGGTTCAGTACAACTTGAAAGACAAATACCTTTTGTCAGGTTCATTGCGTCGTGATGGATCTTCTCGTTTCGGTCCTGATACCAAGTGGGGGGTCTTCCCATCGGTATCTGCTGGATGGAGAATTTCTGAGGAAGACTTCATGCAAAACCTGGGTTCCGTTAGTAGTTTGAAAATTCGTGGTAGCTGGGGGATTTCCGGAAACAATGGTATTGGTGATTACTCTCACGTCTCTATCCTTGGTTTCGACAATTACTCTTTCAATGGCTCGCTGGCCGCTGGTCAGGTGCCTACCAACTTTGCCAACTCAGGTTTGAGCTGGGAAAAATCAGAGACCATTAATGTGGGTTTTGATCTAGGCTTATTCGAAAACCGCATTTTCACTTCTTTCGACTACTATACCAAGCGTAATTCTGACCTGCTATTGAACATCCCTATTCCAACTGCGGTAGGTTTCTCTTCCGCACTTACCAACATTGGTGAAGTACTGAATAAAGGGTGGGAAGTTGAATTGACTACGCGTAACCTTACGGGTGGATTTAGTTGGAATACCAGTATTAACTTCAGCCACAATGAGAATGAAGTCGTACAGCTTGGTCCTGAAAATACACCCATCCTAGGTGGTGCATTCGATATTAACCACAATATTCTGATGGTAGGTCAGCCAATGTACAGCCTCTATGTTGTACAGCAGGATGGCATCCTTACGCAAGCTGATATTGAAGCCGGAGCTGCCTTATACGGCAACCAAGTAGAAGGCGACCCTCGCTATGTAGATGCTGATGGCGACGGTGTAATCACGCCTAACGACCGCGTGCTTTCCGGACACCCTAACCCCGACTATATCTGGGGAATCACCAATTCTTTCAGCTACAAAGGTTTCGACCTGAGTGTACTGGTACAAGGACAGTGGGGAGGAAAAATTTATTCTACTTTTGGTCGGGGTCTCGACCGTACAGGAATGGGTTTTTCAGAAAACACCCTGGGCTTTCACCGCGATCGCTGGCGTTCACCAGAAGATCCAGGTGCAGGCTTGCGCGGAAAAGCCAACTCTTCTTTCGGTCGGATCAAAAACACCGATTGGTTGTACGCTAGCGACTACTGGCGGGTACGTAACATTACCTTGGGATACAACCTTGGAGATGTTATCGATATGAAAGGGATTAGTGCTGCTCGCATCTACGTGAACATTGAAAACTATTTCGGTAAGGATAAATACGCCGGAGGCTACAACCCGGAGGCCGTTAACGACAATGGCGATGATTATGGTGCATTCCCGCTTGCCAAATCAATTGTCTTTGGCGCTAATCTTACCTTCTAA
- a CDS encoding oligogalacturonate lyase family protein — translation MRYSFSSLIIFIVLFSLCSCKTAVPVLETGGSNPMPEEWVDQTTGHRMQRLTAADDTRSFYFHNDPFLKSTDGKTDLMVYYGKVEDVSQLFTINLQTRKIEQLTTSPGRKGGEILGKKRREVFYQTQDTVFATHIDTKETRAVFVFPDDFKAHITTLNADETKLAGTWASPEKDTILMNYPSKSEFFDRIFDANLLHKLFYIDLETGALQTIHEENTWLGHIQFSTTDPDMLMFCHEGPWHKVDRIWNINLASNVVTKIHERTVDREIAGHEFWSWDGKTIWYDLQIPRGETFYLAAYDLESATMKKYQMDRNEWSIHFNIAPDQQLFCGDGGDPSQVAKAEDGMYIYLFTPKDDQLQSQRLVNMQHHNYKLEPNVHFSPDGEWIIFRANFEGTSHIYAVEVKPYQ, via the coding sequence ATGCGATACTCCTTCAGTAGTCTGATCATCTTTATTGTCTTATTCTCCCTCTGCTCCTGCAAAACGGCAGTACCTGTTTTAGAAACAGGAGGTAGCAACCCCATGCCAGAGGAATGGGTAGATCAAACAACGGGCCATCGCATGCAACGATTAACGGCTGCTGACGACACCCGCAGCTTCTATTTCCACAATGATCCTTTCCTGAAAAGCACTGATGGAAAAACCGATTTAATGGTCTATTACGGCAAAGTAGAAGACGTTAGCCAGTTGTTTACCATCAATTTGCAAACCCGTAAAATAGAACAATTGACGACCTCCCCCGGCAGAAAAGGTGGTGAAATCTTGGGTAAAAAAAGGCGTGAGGTTTTCTACCAAACACAGGACACCGTCTTTGCCACCCATATAGATACCAAGGAGACCCGTGCCGTTTTTGTTTTCCCTGATGATTTTAAAGCTCACATCACCACGCTGAATGCTGACGAAACCAAGTTAGCGGGCACCTGGGCTTCCCCCGAAAAGGATACCATTCTGATGAATTACCCCAGCAAGAGCGAGTTCTTTGATCGAATTTTTGATGCTAATCTATTGCACAAGCTTTTTTATATCGACCTTGAAACGGGAGCACTGCAAACCATTCACGAAGAAAACACCTGGCTCGGACACATCCAGTTTTCAACGACCGACCCTGATATGCTCATGTTTTGCCACGAAGGTCCCTGGCACAAAGTAGACCGCATCTGGAATATCAATCTTGCCAGCAATGTAGTCACGAAAATTCACGAACGCACCGTCGACCGGGAGATTGCCGGCCACGAATTTTGGAGTTGGGATGGGAAGACCATCTGGTACGACCTACAGATCCCTCGCGGGGAGACGTTCTATCTCGCTGCCTACGACCTTGAGTCGGCGACGATGAAGAAATACCAAATGGACCGCAATGAATGGTCCATCCACTTTAATATCGCTCCCGACCAGCAGCTTTTTTGCGGTGATGGAGGAGACCCCTCCCAAGTAGCCAAGGCCGAAGATGGCATGTATATTTACCTCTTCACCCCCAAGGATGATCAGCTTCAATCACAGCGCTTGGTCAATATGCAACACCACAATTACAAGCTGGAGCCCAATGTCCATTTTTCACCAGATGGTGAGTGGATTATCTTTAGAGCTAACTTTGAAGGGACGAGTCACATTTATGCGGTAGAGGTAAAGCCCTATCAATAA
- a CDS encoding RagB/SusD family nutrient uptake outer membrane protein, whose translation MKKIFLLIFVASFLVACEDDLDLAPISQVGSNGFFTNAGDFTQAVNGIYASLGVTGNMDYPSLYVILDESRSDNIYCPGQSGVRDWNATNNFLATIATLATVETAWNVAFNGIMRANTVLDQLQANGGAIGDATLATQFEAEAKFLRAFFYFDLVKWYGKVPLFETFVTPDEALQIPRAEVADVYNLIISDLDFAISNLPDVQTGANRGRASALAAKGILARVYLTRSGPQLHPDGPCLASNEYDKAALLLDDIIGSNQYAMLDDFGAIFDYDNEGNAEIVWDMQFIGGSVGAGGYYPTEYYDEGWARINLPFPGGNPGDGSKRISEDLINDYEAGDLRFDETFLVDYVDENGVTVDAQFFNKFMDVSKAGGDRFNWSLNYPVLRYTDVLLLRAECTLQGAPGSQTEVDAAVNAVRQRAGLGDVSNVTLDMLLDERRREFAGENLRWDDLVRTGKVVDVMNSFIASDDDDNKMQTVTSDFVIYPIPQKQLDVKLGLYQQNPGY comes from the coding sequence ATGAAAAAGATATTTCTCCTAATTTTTGTAGCCTCTTTTCTAGTTGCTTGTGAAGACGATCTGGACTTGGCTCCGATCTCACAAGTAGGTAGCAATGGTTTCTTTACCAATGCAGGTGATTTTACCCAGGCCGTGAATGGCATTTACGCCAGCCTTGGAGTAACCGGCAATATGGACTATCCAAGCCTTTACGTCATTCTCGATGAATCACGTTCAGATAATATATACTGCCCCGGACAATCCGGTGTTCGTGATTGGAATGCCACCAATAATTTCTTGGCGACAATTGCTACCCTTGCCACCGTGGAGACGGCTTGGAATGTAGCTTTCAATGGCATCATGCGCGCCAACACAGTTCTTGATCAATTGCAAGCCAATGGTGGCGCGATTGGAGATGCTACCCTCGCCACTCAGTTTGAGGCAGAGGCAAAGTTCTTACGGGCTTTCTTCTATTTTGATCTCGTCAAGTGGTACGGGAAAGTCCCCTTGTTCGAAACTTTTGTAACGCCGGATGAAGCCCTGCAAATCCCTCGTGCTGAAGTGGCAGACGTGTACAACCTGATTATTTCTGATCTGGATTTTGCCATTAGCAATCTTCCTGATGTTCAAACTGGTGCTAATCGCGGACGTGCATCGGCTCTGGCGGCAAAAGGTATCCTGGCACGGGTATACCTCACTCGTTCAGGCCCACAGCTACACCCTGACGGGCCTTGCCTTGCTTCCAATGAGTACGATAAAGCAGCATTGCTACTTGATGACATTATAGGTAGTAATCAATATGCTATGCTGGATGATTTCGGTGCTATTTTCGATTACGACAATGAAGGTAACGCTGAGATTGTTTGGGACATGCAATTCATCGGCGGTAGCGTTGGTGCTGGTGGCTACTACCCTACCGAATACTACGATGAAGGATGGGCACGCATCAATCTGCCTTTCCCTGGGGGTAACCCCGGAGACGGTTCTAAGCGTATTTCTGAAGACCTCATCAACGATTATGAGGCTGGTGACTTGCGCTTTGATGAAACTTTCCTGGTAGATTATGTGGATGAAAACGGGGTAACCGTTGATGCACAGTTCTTCAATAAGTTCATGGACGTAAGTAAGGCTGGTGGTGATCGTTTCAACTGGTCACTGAACTATCCGGTATTACGCTATACTGACGTCTTGTTACTTCGTGCAGAATGTACTTTGCAAGGAGCACCTGGTTCTCAAACCGAAGTTGACGCAGCGGTGAATGCTGTACGCCAGCGTGCAGGTCTAGGTGATGTTTCAAACGTTACCCTTGATATGCTTTTGGATGAGCGCCGTCGGGAGTTCGCCGGAGAGAACCTTCGCTGGGACGACCTCGTACGCACCGGTAAAGTAGTAGACGTGATGAATAGTTTCATCGCTTCCGATGACGACGACAATAAGATGCAAACCGTTACTTCTGACTTCGTGATTTACCCAATTCCACAAAAGCAATTGGATGTGAAGCTTGGTTTGTACCAACAGAATCCAGGATACTAG
- the rhaM gene encoding L-rhamnose mutarotase — translation MRRNAFKMKLKPGFAQAYKQRHDEIFPELRSFLLDCGILDYSIYLDETTMDLYAYQVLSDDFDESKIPASPIVKKWWAFMADIMETNDDHSPVVRPLQEVFHL, via the coding sequence ATGCGTCGCAATGCATTTAAAATGAAACTCAAACCGGGTTTCGCCCAAGCGTACAAACAACGACACGATGAAATTTTCCCCGAACTAAGATCCTTTCTTCTCGACTGTGGAATCCTCGACTATTCCATCTATCTCGACGAAACAACAATGGATCTTTATGCCTATCAGGTACTCAGCGACGATTTTGACGAAAGCAAGATTCCAGCCTCACCGATTGTCAAAAAGTGGTGGGCTTTTATGGCCGATATTATGGAAACCAATGATGACCATTCCCCCGTAGTAAGGCCCCTGCAGGAAGTCTTCCACTTGTAA
- a CDS encoding sialate O-acetylesterase yields MKIPRLPLLSLLFILRVFCCSLSAAILLPDVLADNMVLQRQQKVPVWGWASPGESIEVTFHDQIHQTEADTEGKWMIYLRPMSASATPSSLTISGENTITLKNILVGEVWLCTGQSNMQWRLLESAGGEEAIAKANYPDIRLFNVSREVGFKHQEGRLATWELCSPETVPSFSGVGYFFGLDLYRLSGVPVGLINSSYGGSQAEAWTPREFLAASEELAPCIAREDIWAAERPQVQAKYDEDIANWKKAVAKAKAEGSKLPNQPRSPDALRDYRIAGSIYENMIAPLIPYAIRGTIWYQGESNEERAEQYELLLTTMIASWRSKWGQGDFPFGIVQLPNFRATSDVPQDLAWSHLRDRQRKVAEQVPNTGLIVTIDIGEADDIHPTNKYDVGMRLSRWAQQAVYGYDLLAGGPVFSHAKFRKGKAILYFDQVGQGLQTTDSQAPQEFVIAGPDQQWHWANAKIKGRRKIIVDAQKVELPQAVRYAFNNNPVQPNLTNETGVPASPFRTDTWLGPTHGKR; encoded by the coding sequence ATGAAAATTCCTCGCTTACCCCTGTTAAGCCTGCTCTTCATTCTGCGTGTTTTTTGCTGTTCTCTAAGTGCAGCCATTCTCCTTCCTGATGTCCTTGCGGATAACATGGTATTGCAACGCCAGCAAAAGGTACCTGTCTGGGGTTGGGCAAGCCCTGGTGAAAGTATTGAAGTAACTTTCCACGATCAAATTCACCAGACGGAGGCGGATACGGAAGGGAAATGGATGATCTACTTACGGCCAATGAGTGCTTCTGCCACTCCTTCGTCTCTTACCATAAGCGGCGAAAATACCATTACCCTAAAAAATATTTTGGTCGGCGAAGTATGGCTTTGTACCGGCCAGTCCAACATGCAATGGCGACTATTAGAGTCTGCTGGTGGCGAGGAAGCCATCGCTAAGGCTAATTATCCCGATATCCGGCTGTTCAACGTAAGTCGTGAAGTAGGTTTTAAACATCAAGAGGGACGGCTAGCGACCTGGGAGTTATGTTCTCCGGAAACAGTGCCCTCCTTTTCCGGGGTAGGCTATTTCTTTGGTTTGGATCTATACCGTTTGTCAGGAGTTCCCGTCGGGCTCATCAATTCTTCCTACGGAGGGTCACAAGCGGAGGCCTGGACACCACGGGAATTCTTGGCCGCATCAGAAGAGCTTGCTCCCTGCATCGCCAGAGAAGACATCTGGGCAGCAGAACGCCCTCAGGTACAAGCCAAATACGACGAAGACATCGCCAATTGGAAAAAAGCGGTCGCTAAGGCGAAGGCCGAAGGCAGCAAACTTCCTAATCAACCCCGCTCCCCTGATGCTTTAAGAGATTACCGTATAGCAGGGTCTATTTACGAAAACATGATAGCACCGCTCATCCCCTACGCTATCCGCGGCACCATCTGGTACCAGGGAGAATCCAACGAAGAACGAGCCGAACAATACGAACTATTACTAACCACCATGATAGCGTCCTGGCGCAGCAAATGGGGCCAAGGGGATTTCCCCTTCGGCATCGTACAGCTCCCCAATTTTAGAGCCACCTCGGATGTTCCTCAAGACCTGGCCTGGAGTCACTTAAGAGACCGGCAACGCAAAGTCGCCGAACAGGTTCCCAACACCGGGCTGATCGTCACCATCGACATTGGTGAGGCGGATGATATTCACCCGACCAATAAGTACGACGTAGGGATGCGGCTATCCCGCTGGGCGCAGCAGGCTGTTTATGGCTACGACCTACTAGCGGGTGGGCCCGTATTTTCGCACGCCAAATTCCGCAAAGGAAAAGCTATCCTTTATTTCGACCAAGTCGGACAGGGCCTGCAAACTACTGACAGTCAAGCACCTCAAGAATTCGTCATCGCTGGTCCCGACCAGCAGTGGCACTGGGCCAATGCTAAAATCAAAGGCCGACGGAAAATTATTGTAGATGCCCAAAAAGTTGAGTTGCCTCAGGCTGTCCGGTATGCTTTTAACAACAATCCGGTTCAGCCCAATTTAACGAACGAAACGGGGGTACCAGCCTCTCCCTTTCGCACCGATACCTGGCTGGGGCCTACCCACGGCAAGCGCTAA